In Candidatus Zixiibacteriota bacterium, the sequence ACTCCATGACCTTTGCCAGAAGCTCGGCATCGCTGGGACTGAGATTCGGCCTGGTGCTCCACGCGGCATTGCATTTCGACCCAAATGGATACAGGGTACATTCAAAACTGTGAATATCTAGAGAAAGGGATGCGACATGGCAAAGCACAAACAGATACCGAGATACCATCAGTTGATGAATCCGCTCCTCGCTGCGATGCATGAACTCGGGGGGTCGGGCTCGATCGACGAGATTTCGGAAAAGGTCACAGAATCGCTTGACCTACCGGAGGACGTTCTTGCCATCCCTCACGATCCAGAGAAAAGCAGCATGACGGAAATAGAGTACCAACTCGCCTGGGCAAGGACGTATTTGAAAAACTATGGAATTCTCGACAATTCCAGTCGAGGGGTCTGGGTCATCGTTCCAGATAAACGGGATGTTACCGACATCGACCCACAAGAGGTTGTCAGGACGGCAAGAGAGAAATCCAAAAAAGAACGTGAGGCCGTACCTCTCGTTCCCAAGTCGGAAGAGGAACTACCGGACGGCAATGAATCTTGGCGCACCAAGCTTCACCATGTATTGACTCGAGAGCTGTCACCAGATGCCTTTGAGCGCCTAGTGAAGAGGATGCTTCGCGAATCTGGATTTGTCCAAGTTGAGGTTACCGGGCGATCCGGCGACGGGGGGATTGATGGGAAAGGTATTGTCAAGGTGGGTGGCCTTCTCAGTTTTCATGTTCTCTTCCAGTGCAAGAAGTACAAAGGCTCCGTTTCCGCTGGAGCCATTAGAGATTTTCGAGGTGCTCTCGTTGGCAGAGCCGACAAGGGCCTGTTCGTTTCAACCGGCACATTCACCCGTGATGCTATGCGGGAGGCTACCCGGGACGGGGCCCCTCCTATCGATCTGATCGACGGTGATCAACTTGCTGACAAGCTGAAGGAACTCCGTCTTGGGATCAAGGCTGAAATGGTCGAGAGCGTTGACGTAGACGAAGACTGGTTCAAGAATATCTAAAATAAGAATTCCCTTAAGTGGACTTCAGCAAGTGATTCCCGCTCTTCTGAAGGTCATGAGCCCATCCATCCTTTAGGTGTTGTCTACCCTCCGCATATCAGTCCTTACCCAGCGCCGGTGCGTAAAGGCTCCCCCTTGCTCTTTAGTCATCGCCATGTTCGGTGACTTGGCCAAGGGACTCGTCAGTTTTACTGCTCGTACCAGGGGAGCCCGAGGTGATTTCCGGGTAAAGATCCAGCCAACGGAGCAGCCGAGGTTGATATGGATCCAATGCTTGCCGTGCTTCTCTGCAAGGGCGATGGTCATTTCCGATCCGCCTGTCGGTTGACCGTAGGTGAATACGATGGTGGCATCCGATTCAACGACGTTCCGCTCCGTGCGGATGCGGTAGTCGGCAGATGCCGTTTCCTTCAGGTCGTAGATCGCCGGAATGACGCCATTCTCCGACTTGCGCCCCTTCCGACACCATCCGCCATAGGGAATGCCCAGTTGGATGGAGGCGTTGAGTCCGCCTTGGTCAGCGCCGGTCTGACCGCCGGAGACGATCTTAGAGATGGGGTAGTTCATGGCGGGAAATGTATCGGAGAAGGCAAGGTTGTCAATGGGGGCAAGGGTTCAATCATACTGTTCATTGCTGGGGTATGCCACAGACTGCATGATCCAGCATTGCAATTTGCCCCGAATGGATACAAATTACATCCACAAGGGGCAGACCTCAAATGGGATAAGGGACTGTGTTACCATGATATATGGACTGGATTTGCGCCATCTTGGCGCACCTCGGTCGGTATAATACGGAACCGGGGTATCCACTTGACTCAACCTAATCCGCTGCAACGTGCTGGTATCGATGTAGTTGCACCGGATTATTGAAAAATGCGCGTAATCGTTGCAACCATCTAGCATTCAGATGCATACAGCGACCATGGTTGAGTCAAGTGGATACCCCGGATACGGAAAACCAACCTCTTCCACATAAAGCAATCGTTAGGTCATAAACACTATGCCAATCGACAATTGCGTCCATAACTTTGAAGGGCTGGCTGCTTCTGTGCTGCCGAACCACTTCAAATTACTGGAAGCTGCTATCCGGTCTCCCGCCGCAGCGGATGCTTTTGTCGGCTTTAAGAGCGTTACAAAGGAAATACTGGTTCACCTCAAGCGATCGACAGACTTTCCCGGCTGCTATGTTTTCATCGACGGAGAGACGCCCATCTATGTCGGTATCTCGCGGGGCGTCATCAAACGGCTTGTTCAGCATCTCAACCTTGATTCCCATTATTCAGCGAACCTTGTCTATCGCATGGCATCCGAAGACTACCCACACGAAATGAGGCGTGATCAAGCCATGAAGGACGAACAATTCAAGACCGTGTTTTTCTCGGCACAAGAGCGTCTGAGGCAAATGAAAGTTGCTTTTGTCGAAATTAACAATGACTTGGAACTGTACCTATTTGAAGTGTATGCTTCAATGAAGCTGGATACTGACATATGGAACACGTTTCGGACTCATTAGCGTTGCTTTTCACTTCCGGGTATGGCGAACGTTAGCACAGGAAACCATTCTTAATCTGAGCAATAAGTATAAAACCGAAATAACAATGGATCGTTGCAGGTACGGCTATGATTTACAAGTATACGAAGCTCTTTCCAAGCATTTGCAAGAATCTTGAATTTCGGTTTTCTTCTCCAAAAGAGTTAAACGATCCATTCGAAGGACATATCGATTATTCGAGTATAGAAAATATTGCGTCAAAAATGACATGGGAAATTGAATTTGATAAAGCCGATTTACTTGAAATAGCAAAGGCGGGAATTTGGTTTGGTGATATCCGCATATTTTCTCTATCCAAAACCTGCGACAGCCCTTTAATGTGGTCGCATTACGCTGATAGACATAGGGGTGTAGTCATCGGCTTCAATGAAGCAGATAATTTTTTCAATCAAGATATTATTTACCACAATGAATCTTCTTTTCCGTCTGACAAGTTTGGCAAATTATTGCCAATGCAATATGGCAAAAAGAAAATTGAATTAATGGATAGTTTTAAAAGATTGCCGATTCTGTATAAGTCCGAAGACTGGATCTATGAGCAAGAGGTTCGCTTTGTGTTACCCA encodes:
- a CDS encoding putative molybdenum carrier protein, with product MNYPISKIVSGGQTGADQGGLNASIQLGIPYGGWCRKGRKSENGVIPAIYDLKETASADYRIRTERNVVESDATIVFTYGQPTGGSEMTIALAEKHGKHWIHINLGCSVGWIFTRKSPRAPLVRAVKLTSPLAKSPNMAMTKEQGGAFTHRRWVRTDMRRVDNT
- a CDS encoding restriction endonuclease, translated to MAKHKQIPRYHQLMNPLLAAMHELGGSGSIDEISEKVTESLDLPEDVLAIPHDPEKSSMTEIEYQLAWARTYLKNYGILDNSSRGVWVIVPDKRDVTDIDPQEVVRTAREKSKKEREAVPLVPKSEEELPDGNESWRTKLHHVLTRELSPDAFERLVKRMLRESGFVQVEVTGRSGDGGIDGKGIVKVGGLLSFHVLFQCKKYKGSVSAGAIRDFRGALVGRADKGLFVSTGTFTRDAMREATRDGAPPIDLIDGDQLADKLKELRLGIKAEMVESVDVDEDWFKNI
- a CDS encoding DUF2971 domain-containing protein: MIYKYTKLFPSICKNLEFRFSSPKELNDPFEGHIDYSSIENIASKMTWEIEFDKADLLEIAKAGIWFGDIRIFSLSKTCDSPLMWSHYADRHRGVVIGFNEADNFFNQDIIYHNESSFPSDKFGKLLPMQYGKKKIELMDSFKRLPILYKSEDWIYEQEVRFVLPKESVSSKTKNESGADIDLFKIPESTLVSIILGANCDSTDLVRDLQGLLKRNPRLSHVKIFKAEINLSYFIIDFKEIILD